In Blautia sp. SC05B48, a single genomic region encodes these proteins:
- a CDS encoding GIY-YIG nuclease family protein produces the protein MNYTYIVQCADGTLYTGWTNCLARRMKAHNEGKAGAKYTRAKRPVKLVYYEGFATKEEAMSREYRIKQLTREKKLELMKF, from the coding sequence ATGAACTATACATACATCGTGCAGTGTGCGGACGGCACACTTTACACCGGCTGGACAAACTGCCTTGCCAGGCGGATGAAAGCCCATAATGAAGGCAAAGCAGGCGCCAAATATACCCGGGCCAAAAGGCCGGTGAAGCTGGTGTATTACGAAGGCTTTGCCACAAAGGAGGAGGCCATGAGCCGGGAGTACCGGATCAAGCAGCTGACCAGAGAGAAGAAGCTGGAGCTGATGAAGTTTTGA
- a CDS encoding PTS beta-glucoside transporter subunit IIBCA, with protein MDYRKTAQEIYDHVGKKENIISAAHCATRLRLVIADNDKADKEYVENIDGVKGVFFAQGQMQIILGTGVVNKVYDEFIQIAGISESSKDELKKVAASKANPVQRLIKTLGDIFVPIIPAIVASGFLMGIMEALNFMVNNGFLNINTNGSIYVFAQLFSNTAYTFLPILIAYSGAKVFGANPYLGAVIGMIMIHPNLQNAWTVATEGVQATQKVWFGLYSIDMVGYQGHVIPVIIAVWVLAQIEKRLHKVVPAMFDLFVTPLVSVFVTGYLTLSIIGPIFVAVENGLLDGIQWLIALPFGIGSFIMGAFYAPTVVAGVHHMYTIIDLGQLAKFGVTYWLPLASAANVAQGGAALAVGLKSRNQKIKSMAVPSALSACMGITEPAIFGVNLRFGKPFIMGCLGGACGALFASITSLGATGTGVTGIFGILLCLNNPVGYILMFVIAFGVAFVLTWMFGYKDEVQETAEKNIEAEKKSDAPAEIARKETSETGVQTLYSPLEGIAIPLSKVKDATFASEVLGKGVAVIPSKGEVKAPCDAAVSTIFDTKHAIGLATESGLELLIHIGVDTVELGGKFYTAHVKDGDVVKKGQTLITFDMDAIKAAGYDVTTPLIVTNTDDYEEVKMLAEGTVNNGSEVLEVK; from the coding sequence ATGGATTACAGAAAGACAGCACAGGAAATCTATGATCATGTAGGAAAGAAAGAAAACATCATTTCCGCGGCGCACTGTGCAACAAGGCTTCGTCTGGTCATTGCGGATAATGACAAGGCGGATAAGGAATATGTGGAGAATATCGACGGTGTGAAGGGTGTGTTTTTCGCACAGGGACAGATGCAGATCATCCTGGGAACAGGAGTTGTAAACAAGGTTTATGATGAATTTATCCAGATCGCCGGAATATCAGAGAGCAGTAAGGATGAACTTAAGAAGGTGGCAGCATCCAAGGCCAATCCGGTACAGAGGCTGATCAAGACACTGGGAGATATTTTTGTCCCGATCATCCCTGCTATCGTAGCCAGCGGATTCCTGATGGGAATCATGGAAGCCCTGAACTTCATGGTAAACAACGGCTTCCTGAATATTAACACAAATGGTTCCATTTATGTATTTGCACAGCTTTTCAGCAACACAGCGTATACATTTCTGCCGATCCTTATCGCTTACAGTGGTGCGAAGGTATTCGGTGCCAACCCTTATCTGGGTGCGGTTATCGGTATGATCATGATTCATCCAAATCTGCAGAATGCCTGGACTGTTGCAACAGAGGGTGTGCAGGCAACGCAGAAGGTATGGTTTGGACTTTACTCCATTGACATGGTGGGATATCAGGGACATGTGATCCCGGTTATCATTGCAGTATGGGTACTGGCACAGATCGAGAAAAGACTTCATAAGGTCGTACCTGCAATGTTCGATCTTTTTGTAACACCACTTGTCAGTGTTTTTGTAACCGGTTATCTTACACTTTCCATTATTGGACCGATTTTCGTAGCTGTTGAGAACGGACTTCTGGATGGAATCCAGTGGCTGATCGCACTGCCATTTGGAATCGGAAGCTTTATCATGGGTGCCTTTTATGCACCGACTGTTGTTGCTGGTGTTCATCACATGTACACCATCATTGACCTTGGACAGCTGGCCAAATTCGGCGTTACCTACTGGCTGCCACTTGCATCTGCAGCTAACGTTGCACAGGGTGGTGCAGCTCTTGCTGTAGGCCTGAAATCCAGAAATCAGAAGATCAAATCCATGGCTGTTCCTTCTGCTTTAAGCGCATGCATGGGAATCACAGAGCCGGCAATCTTCGGTGTAAACCTCCGCTTCGGAAAGCCGTTTATCATGGGCTGCCTGGGTGGTGCATGCGGAGCACTTTTTGCCTCCATCACCAGTCTTGGTGCCACAGGAACAGGTGTTACCGGTATCTTTGGAATACTGCTGTGCCTGAATAATCCAGTTGGTTATATCCTGATGTTTGTCATCGCATTCGGTGTGGCTTTTGTGCTTACCTGGATGTTCGGATATAAGGATGAGGTACAGGAAACAGCTGAAAAAAATATTGAAGCAGAGAAAAAATCAGATGCTCCGGCAGAAATTGCCCGGAAGGAAACTTCAGAGACAGGCGTACAGACCCTCTACAGCCCGCTTGAGGGAATTGCGATCCCGCTTTCAAAAGTAAAGGATGCAACCTTTGCATCCGAAGTCCTTGGAAAGGGTGTGGCAGTGATTCCGTCCAAAGGTGAAGTAAAAGCACCCTGTGATGCTGCGGTTTCTACAATTTTTGACACAAAGCATGCCATCGGGCTTGCGACAGAAAGTGGTCTGGAGCTGCTGATCCATATCGGCGTTGACACCGTTGAGCTTGGCGGTAAATTCTACACCGCTCATGTAAAGGACGGTGACGTGGTCAAAAAAGGCCAGACACTGATCACCTTTGATATGGATGCTATTAAGGCAGCCGGCTATGATGTGACCACACCGCTGATCGTAACCAATACCGATGATTATGAAGAAGTAAAAATGCTTGCAGAAGGAACAGTAAATAATGGTTCTGAAGTACTGGAGGTTAAATAA
- a CDS encoding leucine-rich repeat protein has protein sequence MSKRNGLLVHEGQHAILWLKTGFMSTGRYSWLNEGLAVAVMDYLWGGTDSSGWLNGIGSNTTIRSGASLIYENYRDDNAQDYGMPYLFVRYVIDRMAGSYQPMKVLPKFYTIDASSLSCEQYLEKVTGVSFKELMADFYTAVAAGESSGKYSFYGDTIAAAKAATFPVYAGDSNEKHTLPAASAILVKLSNGKFTVPTDGSAGIVYRIIGSRSSSLAPAEGDGTSANPYKISSIDDLNLIQANQGAYYRLTKNISTDGRTNFSASYFSGTLDGAGFTITGLQKPLIQQNAGTIKDLNIVADFDYDSHDIHGVVAQYNTGKIQDCKVTGTITGHMGSTSSMSHPAFGGIVGENEVAGTISGCSSGADISISMTATDSYVGGIAGVNIGTIEKCVAGGNLSVTQANGNSYQVYLGGIAGRIEQFGNMGGYVKQCAFTGTLHVTGGTAVTGQICAQVNANVLNSAIGLNGHVSECYGKNGQGALIGTNTEQTFTTGGVLTAEQMKNPNSYKGWSFDGDWQISKDGLPERADASAIRSLSVSGVPTKCYVGEVPAYWGTLIVNNSTSVTITKDMITGFENSEMGTRELTINYKGKQTSWSMTVEKPSASDITSIVLSGHPKTTYSENQKFDPSGASFFATIGGRYVYIYSGFSYDKTGPLKSADTSVIFNYFGKEIPVRITVTARKATKLSVLAAPAKTQFTVGNTLDLSGVKLQITYNDGTQTPIFKADELEKYGVHVAFGKNGSFTTVAADKVLESDDSGSTIVFYATDKLPSEYGSVVAASSTITVRSPLTVPALDLYVSAGKSAAQHPCTDNVTGGSGTYATTVIEEKLPAGLTRTNLPGEKYNAFGYTGVVTASAGDYSSQYKISDTETQESIQVTVTIHVVPSDQAAFYSFVLKKVENPGLKQDVIGAIGEDTIVLRVPRGTNVTELKPSIDYGSGMGTELPSGFWNGSKHDFTSPVVYTLTAPDGVTKKSYTVSVEFYDDTSEEVQSGDEILSPADNTKISCKDSEEIILKGWAGDSSKEISLFKYVVNGISYTTSANATTQTIPNARAYEVKISGSSLKEVNNTLEIWVMYADNSGTGSGGTLKKLGTRTVVKEGHKAVKDAAIAATCETAGKTEGSHCSVCNTVIKAQTTVAALGHSWDNGKVTKVATCTTAGTKTYTCTRCKKTRTETIAATGHKAVKDAAVAATCETAGKTEGSHCSVCNTVIKAQTITAALGHSWDNGKVTKVATCTTAGTKTYTCTRCKKTRTETIAATGHKAVKDAAVAATCETTGKTEGSHCSVCNTVIKAQTTVAALGHSWDGGKVTKAATCTTTGTKTYTCTRCKKTRTETIVATGHKAVKDAAVAATCETTGKTEGSHCSVCNTVIKAQTTVAALGHSWDSGRVTKAATCTTAGTKTYTCTRCKKTRTETIAATGHKAVKDEAVAATCETAGKTEGSHCSVCNTVIKAQTTVAALGHSWDGGKVTKAATCTTTGTKTYTCTRCKKTRTETIAASGHKEVKDAAVAATCETAGKTEGSHCSVCGTVLKAQTTTAALGHSWDNGKVTKAATCTAVGTKTYTCTRCKKTRTETIAATGHKAVKDAAVAATCETAGKTEGSHCSVCGTVLKAQTTTAALGHSWDNGKVTKAATCTAAGTKTYTCTHCKKTRTETIAATGHKAVKDAAVAATCETTGKTEGSHCSVCGTVLKAQTTTAALGHDYGEWKTIKAATYTEPGQAERVCRRNASHKEYRQLPILEKAKIALSACSIQLSEQTYVYDGTEKAPTVTITYNEKTLTEGKDYQVYFADNVNPGTAKITVIAKIDSDYTGTATKNFEIRKSLPENATVIEPGAFSNCTNLVNLNIKENVTEIGDNAFADSKNLQNIYFYGNSPKLGNNIFKNVTATVYYPYTDKTWSLDILRDYGGNITWVPWDPKTGSPAKRSLALCDIRIAEQKYTYDGTEKTPEMIIMDGNYTLRKNTDYTVKCSNNINAGNAELEITGAGNYSGTYKAGFLIEQTKPSLKFDRKTITVKYGTKPFLCALSEKTTDGTITYSSSNPKAAVVDPATGKVTIKGGGTAAIMAYAAKGTNYTSGSTFCTIKVTKRSNTIKASNIRQTWYAKARKISINAKVYGKAPLKYSSSSKSVKVDKQGRITIAAKFTGSARITIRSSATAGYNAATKHITVTVNPAGTTLTTAKNLSGRKAQITWKKNGYVTGYEIQYSVNKNFRSGSKKTVSGASKTKYTLTKLQKNKTYYVRIRTYKKSGTKKYYSSWSKVKAVRIRK, from the coding sequence ATGTCAAAGAGAAATGGCCTTCTTGTTCATGAGGGACAGCATGCAATCCTCTGGCTGAAAACCGGATTTATGAGTACCGGCAGATATTCGTGGCTGAATGAGGGTCTTGCAGTGGCTGTCATGGACTATCTCTGGGGAGGAACGGACAGCAGCGGCTGGCTGAATGGTATTGGAAGTAATACGACCATCCGTTCAGGAGCTTCGCTGATCTATGAGAATTACCGGGATGACAATGCACAGGACTATGGAATGCCGTATCTTTTTGTAAGATATGTTATTGACCGGATGGCAGGAAGCTATCAGCCTATGAAGGTGCTTCCGAAGTTTTATACGATCGATGCTTCTTCTCTCAGCTGTGAGCAATATCTGGAGAAAGTAACCGGAGTTTCGTTTAAGGAGCTTATGGCGGATTTTTATACGGCAGTTGCAGCCGGTGAGAGCTCCGGTAAATACAGCTTTTACGGGGATACCATTGCTGCGGCAAAGGCTGCAACATTCCCGGTTTATGCAGGAGACAGTAATGAAAAGCATACATTGCCGGCAGCATCGGCAATTCTGGTGAAGCTGTCGAATGGCAAGTTTACCGTTCCGACGGATGGCTCAGCAGGGATTGTTTATCGTATCATTGGAAGCAGAAGTTCTTCCCTTGCACCGGCAGAGGGAGATGGTACGTCTGCAAATCCATATAAGATATCTTCGATTGATGATCTTAATCTGATCCAGGCGAACCAGGGAGCATACTATCGTCTGACAAAAAATATCAGTACAGACGGAAGGACAAATTTTTCGGCATCGTATTTCAGTGGAACGCTGGACGGAGCCGGTTTCACAATAACCGGTCTCCAAAAGCCTCTGATCCAGCAGAACGCAGGAACGATAAAGGATTTGAATATTGTTGCGGATTTTGATTATGACAGTCATGATATCCATGGTGTTGTGGCACAGTATAATACCGGTAAGATCCAGGATTGCAAGGTGACCGGAACGATAACAGGACATATGGGCTCTACCAGTTCCATGAGCCACCCGGCTTTTGGCGGGATTGTCGGAGAGAACGAGGTGGCCGGTACTATCAGCGGCTGTTCGTCCGGAGCAGATATTTCCATATCCATGACAGCTACAGACAGCTATGTTGGTGGTATCGCAGGAGTAAACATTGGTACTATTGAAAAATGTGTTGCAGGAGGAAATCTTTCTGTCACACAGGCTAACGGAAATTCTTATCAGGTTTACCTTGGAGGCATTGCCGGCCGGATCGAACAGTTTGGAAACATGGGCGGATATGTGAAACAGTGTGCTTTTACAGGTACGCTTCACGTGACTGGCGGAACAGCAGTTACAGGTCAGATCTGTGCACAGGTAAATGCAAATGTACTCAATTCTGCTATCGGTCTGAACGGACATGTTTCGGAATGTTATGGTAAAAACGGCCAGGGAGCGCTCATCGGGACAAACACGGAACAGACGTTTACAACAGGCGGTGTTCTTACAGCAGAGCAGATGAAAAATCCGAACTCATATAAAGGCTGGAGCTTTGACGGAGACTGGCAGATTTCCAAGGATGGACTGCCGGAACGTGCAGATGCATCGGCGATCAGATCGCTTTCTGTTTCCGGTGTACCGACAAAATGTTACGTGGGAGAAGTTCCGGCGTACTGGGGAACGCTTATCGTTAATAATTCTACATCAGTAACGATCACGAAGGATATGATCACCGGATTTGAAAATTCGGAAATGGGGACCAGGGAACTGACGATCAATTATAAGGGAAAACAGACCAGCTGGTCGATGACAGTCGAAAAACCATCTGCCAGTGATATTACAAGTATTGTGCTTTCCGGGCATCCGAAGACGACATACAGTGAAAACCAGAAGTTTGATCCTTCAGGCGCCAGCTTTTTTGCCACAATAGGTGGACGTTATGTATATATTTACAGTGGCTTTTCCTATGATAAAACAGGTCCGCTGAAGTCTGCGGATACCTCCGTGATATTCAATTATTTTGGAAAAGAAATTCCGGTAAGAATTACGGTAACAGCCAGAAAAGCAACGAAGCTTTCCGTGCTTGCAGCACCGGCAAAAACTCAGTTTACAGTTGGGAATACGCTGGATCTGTCCGGTGTGAAACTGCAGATCACATATAATGATGGGACGCAGACTCCGATATTTAAAGCGGATGAGCTGGAGAAATATGGCGTTCATGTTGCTTTTGGAAAGAATGGATCTTTTACAACGGTTGCAGCAGATAAGGTTCTGGAAAGTGATGACAGCGGAAGTACGATCGTATTTTATGCGACGGATAAACTGCCGTCAGAGTATGGCTCGGTAGTTGCGGCGTCATCAACGATCACGGTGCGGAGTCCGCTGACTGTACCGGCACTGGATTTGTATGTCAGTGCAGGAAAAAGTGCGGCGCAGCATCCGTGCACAGATAATGTGACTGGTGGAAGTGGAACGTATGCGACTACAGTAATTGAGGAAAAGCTGCCGGCAGGATTGACACGCACGAATCTGCCCGGAGAAAAATATAATGCTTTTGGCTATACGGGTGTTGTTACGGCGTCAGCCGGAGATTACAGTTCACAGTATAAGATCAGCGATACAGAGACACAGGAGAGTATTCAGGTGACTGTGACGATCCATGTGGTTCCTTCTGATCAGGCTGCATTTTACAGTTTTGTGCTTAAGAAGGTGGAAAATCCTGGACTGAAGCAGGATGTTATCGGTGCGATCGGGGAGGATACGATCGTTCTTCGGGTGCCGAGGGGGACGAATGTTACAGAATTGAAGCCTTCGATTGACTATGGCTCAGGCATGGGAACTGAACTTCCTTCAGGATTCTGGAATGGTTCGAAGCATGATTTTACCAGTCCGGTTGTATATACGCTTACAGCACCGGATGGGGTTACAAAGAAGTCTTATACGGTAAGTGTGGAATTTTATGATGATACTTCGGAGGAAGTACAGTCTGGTGACGAGATCCTTTCACCGGCTGATAATACGAAGATCAGCTGTAAGGACAGTGAGGAGATTATCCTTAAAGGATGGGCCGGAGACAGTTCAAAAGAGATTTCACTTTTTAAATATGTGGTAAATGGAATCAGTTATACTACATCCGCGAATGCCACTACACAGACTATCCCGAATGCCAGGGCATATGAAGTGAAGATTTCCGGAAGCAGCTTGAAGGAAGTAAATAATACTCTGGAAATCTGGGTGATGTATGCTGATAATTCAGGCACCGGAAGCGGTGGCACTTTAAAGAAACTCGGCACAAGAACTGTTGTTAAGGAAGGCCACAAGGCAGTGAAAGACGCGGCGATAGCAGCCACCTGCGAAACAGCAGGAAAAACCGAAGGAAGCCACTGCAGCGTTTGTAACACGGTAATAAAAGCCCAGACCACAGTGGCAGCGTTAGGTCACAGCTGGGATAACGGAAAAGTAACAAAAGTAGCGACCTGCACCACAGCCGGAACGAAGACCTACACCTGTACCCGCTGCAAAAAGACACGCACAGAGACGATCGCAGCCACAGGCCACAAGGCAGTAAAAGATGCGGCGGTAGCAGCTACTTGCGAAACAGCAGGAAAAACCGAAGGAAGCCACTGCAGCGTCTGCAACACAGTAATAAAAGCCCAGACCATAACAGCAGCACTAGGCCACAGCTGGGATAACGGAAAAGTAACAAAAGTAGCGACCTGCACCACAGCCGGAACGAAGACCTACACCTGCACTCGCTGCAAAAAGACACGCACAGAGACGATCGCAGCCACAGGCCACAAGGCAGTGAAAGACGCAGCGGTAGCAGCCACCTGCGAGACAACCGGAAAAACCGAAGGAAGTCACTGCAGCGTTTGTAACACGGTAATAAAAGCCCAGACCACAGTGGCAGCACTAGGCCACAGCTGGGACGGCGGAAAGGTAACAAAAGCAGCGACCTGCACCACAACCGGAACAAAGACTTACACCTGTACCCGCTGCAAAAAGACACGAACAGAAACGATCGTAGCAACAGGCCACAAGGCAGTAAAAGACGCGGCGGTAGCAGCTACCTGTGAGACAACCGGAAAGACCGAAGGAAGCCACTGCAGCGTCTGCAACACAGTGATCAAGGCTCAGACCACAGTGGCGGCATTAGGCCACAGCTGGGACAGCGGAAGGGTGACAAAAGCAGCGACCTGCACCACAGCCGGAACGAAGACCTACACCTGTACCCGCTGCAAAAAGACACGCACAGAAACGATCGCAGCCACAGGCCACAAGGCAGTGAAAGACGAGGCGGTAGCAGCCACCTGTGAGACCGCAGGAAAGACCGAAGGAAGCCACTGCAGCGTTTGTAACACGGTAATAAAAGCCCAGACCACAGTGGCAGCACTAGGCCACAGCTGGGACGGCGGAAAGGTAACAAAAGCAGCAACCTGCACCACAACCGGAACGAAGACCTACACCTGCACCCGCTGCAAAAAGACACGCACAGAAACGATCGCAGCCTCAGGTCATAAGGAAGTAAAAGACGCGGCGGTAGCAGCCACCTGTGAGACAGCAGGAAAGACCGAAGGAAGTCATTGCAGTGTCTGCGGAACCGTGCTCAAAGCCCAGACCACAACAGCAGCGCTTGGACACAGTTGGGATAACGGAAAAGTAACAAAAGCAGCGACCTGCACTGCAGTCGGAACGAAGACTTACACCTGTACCCGCTGCAAGAAAACACGCACAGAAACAATCGCAGCCACAGGCCACAAAGCAGTAAAAGACGCAGCGGTAGCAGCCACCTGCGAAACAGCAGGAAAGACCGAAGGAAGTCATTGCAGCGTCTGCGGAACCGTGCTCAAAGCCCAGACCACAACAGCAGCGCTTGGACACAGTTGGGATAACGGAAAAGTAACAAAAGCAGCGACCTGCACTGCAGCCGGAACGAAGACCTACACCTGCACCCACTGCAAAAAGACACGCACAGAAACGATCGCAGCCACAGGCCACAAGGCAGTGAAAGACGCAGCGGTAGCAGCCACCTGCGAAACCACAGGAAAGACCGAAGGAAGTCACTGCAGTGTCTGCGGAACCGTACTCAAAGCCCAGACCACAACAGCAGCGTTAGGTCATGATTACGGAGAGTGGAAAACAATAAAGGCTGCAACTTATACAGAACCGGGACAGGCAGAAAGAGTTTGCAGAAGAAATGCATCACATAAAGAATACCGCCAGCTTCCGATATTGGAAAAAGCGAAGATCGCTCTGTCAGCCTGCAGCATTCAGCTGTCAGAACAGACCTATGTATACGATGGAACTGAAAAAGCACCAACAGTAACCATCACTTACAACGAAAAAACACTGACAGAAGGAAAAGACTACCAGGTATATTTTGCAGATAATGTAAATCCGGGAACAGCAAAGATCACCGTGATCGCCAAAATCGACAGCGATTATACAGGAACAGCAACAAAAAACTTTGAGATCCGAAAATCACTTCCGGAAAATGCAACGGTGATCGAACCGGGCGCATTCAGCAACTGTACAAACCTGGTGAATCTGAATATCAAAGAAAACGTAACAGAAATAGGCGACAACGCATTTGCAGACAGCAAAAATCTGCAGAATATCTATTTCTACGGTAACAGCCCGAAACTCGGAAATAACATCTTCAAAAATGTAACTGCAACCGTATACTATCCATACACAGACAAAACCTGGTCCCTGGATATCCTCCGGGATTACGGTGGAAATATTACCTGGGTACCATGGGATCCAAAGACAGGCAGTCCGGCAAAACGAAGCCTTGCATTGTGTGATATCAGGATCGCAGAGCAGAAATACACCTATGACGGAACTGAAAAAACACCGGAAATGATCATCATGGATGGAAACTATACACTGCGGAAAAACACAGATTACACTGTAAAATGCAGCAATAACATCAATGCGGGAAATGCAGAGCTGGAGATCACAGGAGCCGGAAATTACAGCGGAACCTACAAAGCAGGATTTCTTATCGAGCAGACAAAGCCGAGCCTGAAATTTGACAGAAAAACAATAACTGTAAAATACGGCACAAAACCATTCCTCTGTGCACTGTCTGAAAAAACAACAGACGGAACCATAACCTACAGCTCCAGTAACCCCAAAGCTGCCGTTGTAGATCCAGCCACCGGTAAAGTAACCATCAAAGGCGGAGGAACCGCGGCGATCATGGCATACGCTGCAAAGGGAACCAATTATACCTCCGGCTCCACCTTCTGCACCATCAAAGTAACAAAACGCAGCAATACCATCAAAGCCTCCAATATCCGGCAGACCTGGTATGCAAAAGCCCGGAAGATCAGCATCAATGCAAAAGTTTATGGGAAAGCTCCGCTGAAATATTCTTCCAGCAGTAAATCTGTAAAGGTAGATAAACAAGGAAGGATCACGATTGCGGCAAAATTCACCGGCAGTGCAAGGATCACGATCCGTTCTTCCGCCACAGCAGGATATAATGCCGCCACAAAGCACATTACAGTCACAGTCAACCCGGCAGGAACTACTCTGACGACGGCAAAGAACCTGTCAGGCAGAAAAGCGCAGATCACATGGAAGAAAAACGGATATGTGACCGGATATGAGATCCAGTATTCCGTAAACAAAAATTTCAGATCCGGAAGCAAAAAAACAGTGTCCGGAGCATCCAAAACGAAATACACGCTGACAAAGCTTCAGAAAAACAAAACGTATTACGTAAGGATCCGCACATACAAAAAATCAGGAACAAAGAAATATTATTCTTCCTGGAGCAAGGTAAAAGCAGTAAGGATCAGAAAGTAG
- a CDS encoding glycoside hydrolase family 32 protein, whose protein sequence is MSSLTKVLAEEVRKTEETAAVARTMQTNRLTHHLMPPVGWLNDPNGLCWYKGRYHVFFQYSPFEANGGLKFWGHYSSEDMISWRYEGVPLLPDSIYDCHGVYSGSAIAEKDKLHLFYTGNIKMDGDYDYINNGRQSSTLHVESADGLHFGTKEVAVSCEDYPENYTCHIRDPKVWKEGEEYRMILGGRQKSDQGAVLFYSSEDLKNWKFDCELTTEKAFGYMWECPDFFTLEGQEVLSVSPQGLTREEFRFQNIYQSGYFILKDGKPEEKAFREWDHGFDFYAPQTFQDGKGRRILIGWMGMPDADEEYVNPTAESEGWQHCLTVPREITYKNGMLYQYPVEELNGLRRAGVSISGSDVEIPVNGPFDLDVQVRGDQGKVSLGENLFLEYQDGDVSLTLSEKAGAGRKVRKAHVPFGRIESIRVLVDTTAVEIYVNGGEVVFSSRYYPETQEQAVKVETAEADGKLYALKNYVME, encoded by the coding sequence ATGAGTTCTTTGACCAAGGTCCTTGCGGAGGAAGTTCGAAAAACCGAGGAAACGGCAGCAGTTGCCAGGACGATGCAGACAAATCGTCTGACACATCATCTGATGCCGCCTGTGGGATGGCTCAATGACCCGAACGGATTATGCTGGTACAAGGGAAGATATCACGTGTTTTTCCAGTATTCTCCGTTTGAGGCCAACGGTGGACTGAAATTCTGGGGACATTACTCCAGTGAAGATATGATCAGCTGGAGATATGAAGGGGTTCCGCTTCTGCCGGACAGCATTTATGACTGTCATGGTGTTTACTCAGGCTCTGCCATTGCGGAGAAAGATAAGCTTCATCTTTTCTACACAGGAAATATCAAGATGGATGGAGATTATGATTATATTAATAACGGAAGGCAGTCCAGCACTCTTCATGTGGAGAGTGCGGACGGCCTTCATTTCGGAACAAAGGAAGTTGCGGTTTCCTGTGAGGATTATCCGGAGAATTACACCTGCCATATTCGTGACCCGAAGGTCTGGAAGGAAGGTGAAGAGTACCGGATGATCCTTGGCGGCCGTCAGAAAAGCGACCAGGGTGCCGTACTTTTTTACAGCTCCGAAGATCTGAAAAACTGGAAATTTGACTGTGAGCTTACTACGGAGAAGGCATTCGGATACATGTGGGAGTGCCCTGATTTTTTTACTCTTGAGGGACAGGAAGTGCTTTCGGTATCTCCCCAGGGACTGACCAGAGAAGAATTCCGTTTTCAGAACATCTATCAGTCGGGATACTTTATCCTGAAAGATGGAAAGCCGGAGGAAAAAGCTTTCCGGGAATGGGATCACGGCTTTGATTTCTATGCACCCCAGACATTCCAGGATGGAAAGGGCAGACGGATCCTGATCGGCTGGATGGGAATGCCGGATGCAGATGAGGAATATGTGAATCCTACAGCAGAGAGCGAAGGCTGGCAGCATTGCCTGACTGTTCCGCGAGAAATTACGTATAAAAACGGAATGCTTTATCAGTATCCGGTGGAAGAACTGAACGGGCTGAGAAGGGCTGGCGTTTCTATCAGCGGTTCCGATGTGGAGATTCCGGTAAATGGACCGTTTGATCTGGATGTTCAGGTAAGGGGGGATCAGGGCAAGGTAAGCCTTGGGGAAAACCTCTTCCTGGAGTATCAAGACGGAGATGTGAGCTTAACTCTCTCCGAGAAGGCCGGTGCCGGACGAAAAGTACGTAAGGCGCATGTTCCGTTCGGTAGGATCGAAAGCATCAGAGTTCTTGTTGATACTACAGCTGTGGAAATCTATGTGAATGGCGGAGAGGTTGTTTTCTCTTCCAGATACTATCCAGAAACGCAGGAGCAGGCTGTGAAGGTGGAAACTGCGGAGGCTGATGGAAAGCTTTATGCGTTGAAGAATTATGTGATGGAGTAG